One window from the genome of Cricetulus griseus strain 17A/GY chromosome 2, alternate assembly CriGri-PICRH-1.0, whole genome shotgun sequence encodes:
- the LOC100755557 gene encoding 40S ribosomal protein S29-like — protein sequence MGHQQLYWSHLQKFSQGSQSCQVCSNCHGLIQKYGLNLCRQYAKDIGLIKLD from the coding sequence ATGGGTCACCAGCAGCTCTACTGGAGTCACCTTCAGAAGTTCAGCCAGGGCTCTCAATCTTGCCAAGTCTGCTCTAACTGCCACGGTCTGATACAAAAATATGGGCTGAACCTGTGCCGTCAGTATGCAAAGGACATAGGCCTCATTAAGTTGGACTAA